A single genomic interval of Paralichthys olivaceus isolate ysfri-2021 chromosome 7, ASM2471397v2, whole genome shotgun sequence harbors:
- the cstpp1 gene encoding centriolar satellite-associated tubulin polyglutamylase complex regulator 1 gives MNRFNSSVSVDQYLADSNVLFYLSDAVTQLLEHKEEYTQFGLIRYFAEYFSSVKNSNHVLFREYNYIRATPHNRASFIRVFWRCFRQIGKSGDLLSVLEYRSLLQLLCPDFPVEVVQSAARIVLMDDAIDCLMSFSDFIYAFQLQLYYQEFLDSVLMIYHDLLAGKSPNTVIVPTSTSVEQLPSVAAEENDKERQQQPDGVEPSTLAQSIDALCDRFKHSHPTRSCMREVLEDTDKICYYSFLMSLSKHETINQTIGVLPSRAELLVDPEMDQELDKLIAQISVSPSSNSSGSAVIGLKELQRKASPRRNIHHRRRIEVESDGSTEETDSSEN, from the exons ATGAACCGGTTCAACTCCAGCGTCTCCGTGGACCAATACCTCG ctgaCAGTAACGTGCTGTTCTACCTGAGTGATGCAGTCACTCAGCTGCTGGAACATAAGGAGGAATACACTCAGTTCGGGCTGATCCGATACTTCGCTGAGTA tttcaGCAGCGTAAAGAACAGTAACCACGTCCTCTTCCGAGAGTACAACTACATCAGGGCCACTCCTCACAACAGAGCCTCCTTCATCAGAGTCTTCTGGAGATGTTTCAGACAGATCGGCAAGAGTGGAG acTTACTCTCCGTGCTGGAGTAcaggtctctgctgcagttgttgTGTCCAGACTTCCCAGTTGAGGTGGTGCAGAGTGCAGCCAG AATTGTGCTGATGGACGACGCCATAGACTGTCTGATGTCTTTCTCTGACTTCATTTACGccttccagctgcagctctaCTACCAAG AGTTCCTGGACAGCGTACTGATGATCTACCACGACCTGTTGGCGGGGAAGAGTCCCAACACCGTCATTGTCCCCACCTCCACCTCAGTAGAGCAGCTACCCTCAGTGGCCGCAGAGGAGAACGACAaggagcggcagcagcagccggaCGGCGTGGAACCGTCCACTCTGGCCCAAAGTATAGACGCCCTCTGTGACCGGTTCAagcacag tcatcCTACCAGGTCCTGCATGAGAGAAGTTCTAGAAGACACCGATAAAATCTGTTACTACAGCTTCTTAATGAGTCTCTCTAAACACGAGACCATCAACCAAACTATTG gagtgTTACCGAGCAGAGCAGAGTTACTTGTTGACCCAGAGATGGACCAGGAACTGGACAAACT AATCGCTCAGATCTCGGTGAGtcccagcagcaacagcagcggCAGCGCGGTGATCgggctgaaggagctgcagaggaaggcGTCGCCGAGGAGGAACATCCACCACAGACGGAGGATCGAGGTGGAGAGCGACGGCTCCACCGAAGAGACCGACTCCTCTGAAAACTAA
- the LOC109642436 gene encoding C-Jun-amino-terminal kinase-interacting protein 1-like — protein MDKYRPKRPTTLALFPQQPQAGTQDSINNNSFGKKESWKESHSSSPHITGDLIPPDVKPKAEDKVRNNTRRPAPKPPAANEAKSRTNTQAAANASSDARTRLREKQASGAPHTQASITLRSQRRAATAGGGGGGRGGGRGAAAMRDRSLGDVKGKDGVTSGREERRTGRLCADAKAKEKERNGHQRPRETNGLKSRGAEGKGRVGSKVGNKGGGGLKPNNMLSNQEVYLTAMVVPRTPVAPRTQDETQDKTQDKTQEQGQSHDGTQDNPPAMSRSSSEGGSNRMSLSSDTEGPPPGPLHPSLSHRTNPDIREEEGEGDPTPCLNVQDGPSLCPAGDEITEMDCTTSEVDAGGGRGDSHSEVDGTDSAVTQGDAVAARTLPKSGTAAALNYDSVKYTLVVDEHAQLELVRLQDCLHGYSEHNDDSDTETVYQSANEEEDPEYEEERKRSKGARNQEKRKEEEEAKKKWEEDVKRRREEEVKRRRDVVTKICRQSKVTSTTATEDEEPLGGRGGAPRSRKFLNLFANNSHYSATGAGSFGVFSCVLDGVERPQSHRAVYRFVPRHADELHLETDDPVLLLKQSEDLWCQGYNMRTGATGIFPAFYVVKLDKDMNQVQKDGWVEKFLVRFLGSVQVPVHKGSDVMCVAMQKVACNRRLAGQPPSACVLEVSVKGVKINVQDQCHSAHRGDQCFHFFQLKNISFCGCHPKHSKYFGFITKHPDQQRFACHVMMSDTTLHPLAESVGRAFQQYYKQHIGYSCPTEDIFIE, from the exons GACTCCATCAACAACAACTCTTTTGGAAAGAAGGAAAGTTGGAAGGAGTCCCACTCGTCCTCTCCTCACATCACAG gggaTCTAATACCACCGGATGTTAAACCAAAAGCAGAGGACAAAGTCCGGAACAACACGCGCCGCCCAGCACCTAAACCACCTGCAGCCAATGAGGCCAAGAGCAGAACCAACACTCAGGCAGCTGCCAACGCCTCCTCAGACGCTCGCACCCGTCTGAGGGAGAAACAGGCGTCGGGGGCCCCGCACACACAGGCCTCCATCACTCTGAGGAGTCAGAGGAGAGCAgccacagcaggaggaggaggaggaggaagaggaggaggaagaggagcagcagcgatgAGAGACAGGAGCCTGGGGGACGTCAAGGGGAAGGATGGAGTGACatcagggagggaggagaggagaacaggGAGGCTGTGTGCAGACGCCAAGGccaaggagaaggagaggaatgGACATCAGAGGCCCAGAGAAACCAACGGACTGAAGAGCCGAGGGGCCGAGGGGAAAGGAAGAGTGGGCTCTAAAGTGGGGAACaagggaggagggggactgAAACCAAATAACATGCTGTCCAACCAGGAGGTTTACCTGACGGCCATGGTGGTCCCACGCACACCTGTAGCACCGAGGACCCAGGACGAGACCCAGGACAAGACCCAGGACAAGACCCAGGAGCAAG GCCAAAGCCATGACGGGACCCAGGATAACCCCCCTGCCATGTCCCGGTCCAGCAGTGAGGGGGGCTCAAACAGGATGTCCCTCAGCTCCGACACAGAGGGGCCCCCACCTGGCCCCCTGCATCCATCTTTATCCCACCGAACCAACCCTGAcatcagggaggaggagggggagggagaccCGACTCCCTGTCTGAACGTCCAGGACGGTCCATCCCTCTGCCCTGCGGGGGATGAGATCACTGAGATGGACTGCACCACGTCAGAGGTGGATGCAGGGGGGGGACGAGGTGACAGTCACTCTGAGGTGGACGGCACCGACTCAGCTGTCACTCAGGGAGACGCAGTGGCTGCTCGGACTCTACCAAAGAGCGGAACTGCAGCAGCGTTGAATTATGACTCTGTGAAATACACTCTGGTGGTGGATGAACACGCTCAGTTGGAGCTGGTCCGCCTGCAGGACTGTTTGCACGGTTACAGTGAGCACAACGATGACAGCGACACAGAGACAGTCTATCAGTCAGCCAATGAGGAGGAAGACCCCGAGtacgaggaggagaggaagaggagcaagGGAGCAAGGAACCAAG agaaaagaaaggaagaggaggaggcaaaGAAGAAGTGGGAAGAGGacgtgaagaggaggagagaggaggaggtaaagaggaggagggacgtCGTAACAAAGATCTGCAGACAGTCCAAGGTAACGTCAACCACGGCGACCGAGGATGAGGAGCCTCTCGGAGGAAGGGGCGGAGCTCCCAGGAGCAGGAAGTTCCTCAACCTGTTTGCCAACAACAGCCATTACAGCGCCACTG GCGCTGGGAGTTTTGGTGTGTTCTCCTGTGTTTTGGATGGAGTGGAACGACCGCAGAGCCACAGAGCCGTCTACAG GTTTGTCCCCCGTCATGCGGATGAGCTTCATCTGGAGACGGACGACCCGGTGTTGTTGCTGAAGCAGTCCGAGGACCTGTGGTGTCAGGGTTACAACATGAGGACCGGAGCTACGGGCATTTTCCCTGCGTTCTACGTCGTCAAGTTGGACAAAGATATGAACCAAG TACAGAAAGACGGTTGGGTAGAAAAGTTCCTGGTGCGATTCCTTGGTTCGGTTCAGGTCCCAGTCCACAAAGGCAGCGACGTGATGTGTGTCGCGATGCAGAAG GTTGCATGTAACAGGAGGTTAGCAGGTCAGCCTCCCTCGGCCTGTGTGCTGGAGGTCAGTGTGAAGGGGGTGAAGATCAACGTCCAGGACCAGTGTCACTCTGCTCACAGG GGGGACCAGTGTTTCCATTTTTTCCAGTTGAAGAACATCTCATTCTGTGGTTGCCATCCAAAACACAGCAA GTATTTTGGTTTCATCACCAAACATCCCGACCAACAACGTTTCGCTTGTCACGTGATGATGTCAGATACAACATTACATCCTCTGGCTGAGTCTGTGGG GAGGGCGTTCCAGCAGTATTACAAGCAGCACATCGGCTACTCCTGTCCCACTGAAGACATCTTCATCGAATAG